In Sporocytophaga myxococcoides, the genomic window GAATTGGAGCTGGGCAGCAGGAAACGGATGATTATGGTCGTGAAATGGGAAGATTAAAAGCTGCAGTATTCCTCTATGATGCTACGGGAGAAGCTACATATAAATCTTATGTAGATGCGAATTATAAAAATTCACATTTACTTCAATGGGGGTTTGCATACCCATTTGAGGGTGAATTACAGGATGTTTTGCTTTATTATACATCTCTGTCAGGAGCTACAACTGCTACAAAAAATGCCATCATCAACGCTTACAAAGGTAGTATGACAAACCACGATGATAATTTTAAGGCAATTACTTCAAAAAAAGACCCTTATCGTGCTCACCTGAAAGACTACACCTGGGGTAGCAACAACATAAAATCTATGCAGGGAACCATGTTTCATAACATAATAAGTTATAATGTTGACGCTACCAAAAACACTATTGCCAGAGAAGCTGCTTTGGGATACATCCACTATATTCATGGGGTTAATCCTTTGAGCATGGTTTACTTATCAAACATGTATAACTATGGTGCTGAAAATGGGGTTAATGAATTTTACCATAGTTGGTTTACAGATAAAAGTGCTAAGTGGGACAGAGTAGGAACCTCCACTTACGGTCCTGCGCCAGGATTCCTGGTAGGTGGAGCAAACCCTGGATATGATTGGGATGGTTGTTGCCCTTCCGGATGTGGCAGCTCACAATTCAATGCTGTTTGTACTTCCGAATCTATCACGCCTCCTAAAGGACAACCAAAACAAAAGTCATATAAAGATTTCAACACCAGCTGGCCACTGAACTCATGGTCCGTGACTGAAAATAGTAATGGATATCAGATCAGCTATATTCGTTTGCTTTCGAAGTTTGTAGATATAAATGAAACAACGAGTGTTGAAAGTCCTTCAGGAAAAAATACATCTTCAATGGATCTTTTTCCTAATCCTACAAATGGTTCTTTCTGGATATCCAATGTGAAACCAGGTAAATATCAGGTTACGGTAATGGATATAAGAGGATCTGTTATGAAGACATATACTATGGATAATGGATCACAGGAAATTCAGCTTTCTGATTTGCCTTCCGGTTCATATCTGGTTAAAGTTTCAGGAGGAGAGCAGGTTATAATTAAACCATTGATTAAATTGTAATATTATATTCAGATGCAATGTCTGGGAAACTGTCAATCGCTTGTTTATTGTTGTCCTTTTTTACTTTTAGAGGCCAGACAGTAAATGCAGGTCTATATTAGCAGGATTGATGATAGGAACTCAAAAGCCAGAGCTTTTGAGTTCCCTTTTTTTATCGGCTATGATTCAATTCTCAAATACTCCATTTCGAATTGGTTTGAGGATAAAAAGCGGCTGTTGTGCTTACTTTTGATGACTGTTGACCTGGTCATCCTCCTTAGTCATTCCTGAACTGAAGAAGAGAAATATCAATGCGATTTTTTTTATAACCAATGATTGAGAAAATCATGACTGGGTGCTTCGATTTCATCTTAATCTCTTTAGACTGGTTTTGTCACTATTCTCCTTGAGGAGAAAATTAAGTAAAAGAATCAAGGCTGTTAGGAAATTTCTTAACCCAATTTCCTCAAGGCCGGTCCATATTGACAAGAGGAATTAAAACACTAATCCTATTAATTAAATTTTATTGGAATTACCTTTCTCACATTAACCTTCCTGCCATATTCTTCTCCAGGAGACCATTCAGGGGAATTGTTGAATATATCAATGATTTTGGTTAGATTCTCAAGGTCAATATCACCCCTTATCAATTGTTCATACTTCAAAGTTCCTTCTTTGGTGACAATAAACTGTACGAATAAAGTTCCTTTTGCTGTAACCTTCTTTGCTTTTATTTTATTTACTATATAATCATTAAATGTAGGATAGTGCCTGCTTGCTATAAATTCTGGCATTGGATTAGTATAAAGTATAACTTGGTCTTCTTCAACAGAATTTTTGTATTTGACATAGTAGGAATACCTCACTGTTGTGTCTTTAATATTTATGTAGGGGCATTTAATTTTAAATTGTTGATCGATTTTCTTATAAGTTAATGCGGGCTGAAAGTTCATTCCAATTACCTGATAAATAAATTTTCCACTAGAATCTTTTTTCAAACTAGCTCCATGAACCAAGACCTCAATGGAAGAATTGTCAATGTTTTTATTCTTAACAGACAAATAAGCTGTATATTTTTCCCCACTCTCAATTGTATCCTTCTCCGCAGTAATTTTAATGTCCCAATGATTAATATCTTGTGAGTGAACAGGTTTTAATAAACTTATCATTAAAATAGTCAAGATAAGTTTTAGTTTAAATTTCTTCATCGTATATGACTAAAAGTATTTGAATTACTTTTAACTAATTTATTAAAAGTAATTGGATATCTAAAATAGCAAAAAGGCTAAAGAATTAAATTAAGCTAAGCATCTTTCTTTAAACTCAATCTCTTCATTTTTTAAGGTGAGAATCTTCTTTATTCAGGTTCATGAAACGGAAAGAATGTTCTGACTAAACAAAAAATCAGAAAGAAGTAGCTTAAGTCTGGAAGCAGATTTTTATAAGTTAAATATTATAGAATATCTTTCTGTAACTTTTTATCTATTATTTACCTTTGTAAATAATCTTCTCAGAATCTCAATTTTAATTCACGCAAAATGAAAAAGGTAATTTTTATTTTCATTTTTTTTTGGGCGGTGCTGGACGGAATGGCTCAATGGCAGCCCCTGGGATATATGTATCCAATTTCAGCTGTAAGATTGGTCAATCATCACGATAAGGCTTATGCCGTCATTGAAGGTCGTCTTTGCGCTGGTGATAGGGAAAGCGAAGATGTTTATGCTTTTTATCCCATAGATCAGTCAACCGGAGTTAAATATGCCTGTTCATGGGGCGATTATTTTGTTACAGCTACTTCCAATATCGTAACCGTATATTCTGACGTATCCACAGGTCAAAAGCTAAGAAGTCAGACCTGGGCTAAGGGTTATATCTATAGCCTGGAAGTAAAGGAACTACTTTATTGGTGGGTACTTACCACGGAATACTTAGAAGCAGAGATACATTAAAGACTTTAGAGCTCACCGGTGCTTCCGTCAGAAATGTATTTGATGTTAAAGTGCTCGGAAATGATCTGCTTGCAGCCACTGATAGCGGGGTGCATATATCATATGATGATGGCCTTATCTGGAAAAGAATTTCAGCCAAAGCATCCGTTAATGCAATCGGATGCATTGCAGATACGCTTTATGCAGGTACAAATTCAGGGCTGTTTTACTCTTCAGATACAGGTAAAGTATGGACTAAGGTTGCTTTCTTTGGAAACCAGACCATTAAAAGACTTACTCAGAACGCAGAGGAACTATATATTTACACACAGAATCAACTTTTTAGAAAGACCTTAAAAAGTGGGATAGTTGAAGTTCATTTGGGAGGATTGGCAGGAGAATATCTCGATGTATTGAATTTAGGAAGGACGCAGTTGGTGTCATCTTATTGGGGAATGGTTTTTTCTGAAGACGGAGTGAACTGGACTCCTATTACATCCCCTTTAAAAAGTAATCAGTTACGGAGTTTTACTTCATTGGCAACAGATGGAGCTACAATATTTGCTGCATCAGAAGGTACCGGAGGATACATTTCATATGACGAGGGAATGACCTGGCTTATGCGTAGCCCTCCTTTTCACTATGAGGCAGTTTGGGGAATTGGTGGGGCTTATTACGCAGATGGATTTTGGTTTTGTCGAGCGGGAAAAGGACCCTTC contains:
- a CDS encoding glycoside hydrolase family 9 protein; translation: MDKFYSTLFLSIYLFLLFGLKEVSGQSVSKFIVADQFGYLPDEVKIAVVRDPVTGYDGSESFTPGTLYAVVNSAGQQVYTGPLQIWSGGVEDNSSGDKAWWFDFSSVDQPGEYYILDVNNNVRSYSFQISGGIYNDILKHAVRTFFYQRAGFAKQAQYAGEGWADGASHMQDKKARAYNDRNNAAKEKDVSGGWYDAGDYNKYTNWTANYVVQMMLAYLEKPDAWADNYNLPESGNGVPDLLDEAKWGIDHLLRMQQADGSVISIASLAHASPPSSATGTTYYGGINTSSAHSVAGAFAIASKVYRSLNMNAYADTLVKRAKLAWDWSGVNPNVVWNNNDAAYGSSGIGAGQQETDDYGREMGRLKAAVFLYDATGEATYKSYVDANYKNSHLLQWGFAYPFEGELQDVLLYYTSLSGATTATKNAIINAYKGSMTNHDDNFKAITSKKDPYRAHLKDYTWGSNNIKSMQGTMFHNIISYNVDATKNTIAREAALGYIHYIHGVNPLSMVYLSNMYNYGAENGVNEFYHSWFTDKSAKWDRVGTSTYGPAPGFLVGGANPGYDWDGCCPSGCGSSQFNAVCTSESITPPKGQPKQKSYKDFNTSWPLNSWSVTENSNGYQISYIRLLSKFVDINETTSVESPSGKNTSSMDLFPNPTNGSFWISNVKPGKYQVTVMDIRGSVMKTYTMDNGSQEIQLSDLPSGSYLVKVSGGEQVIIKPLIKL